A single Pseudomonas sp. MM223 DNA region contains:
- the elaA gene encoding Protein ElaA (*Name elaA), producing the protein MSVDWICKHHTDLGKDQLYAILRLRTQVLVVEQRCAYQEVDGQDLSDDTLHLMAWQDDKLVAYLRLLDPQSQGGDVVIGRLVTSPEARELALEEHLLLKGLEAAEHCWPGVPVYLSAQAHLQGFYARHGFSVVSEESLEDGIAHIGMRKG; encoded by the coding sequence ATGTCCGTCGACTGGATCTGCAAGCACCACACCGACCTCGGCAAAGACCAGCTCTACGCCATTTTGCGATTGCGCACGCAAGTGCTGGTGGTCGAGCAGCGCTGCGCCTATCAGGAAGTCGATGGCCAGGACCTTTCAGACGATACCCTGCACCTCATGGCCTGGCAGGATGACAAGCTGGTGGCCTACCTGCGCTTGCTCGACCCGCAGTCCCAGGGCGGGGATGTGGTGATCGGCCGCCTGGTGACTTCACCTGAAGCACGCGAGTTGGCGCTTGAAGAACACTTGCTGCTCAAAGGGCTTGAGGCGGCGGAGCATTGCTGGCCGGGGGTGCCGGTTTATCTGTCGGCCCAGGCGCATTTGCAGGGGTTTTATGCCCGCCACGGGTTTTCGGTGGTGAGCGAAGAGTCGCTGGAGGACGGCATTGCGCATATCGGGATGCGTAAAGGCTGA